One genomic segment of Ipomoea triloba cultivar NCNSP0323 chromosome 9, ASM357664v1 includes these proteins:
- the LOC116030196 gene encoding protein DMR6-LIKE OXYGENASE 2-like: MGEVDPAFIQDVEHRPKLTNTESEGIPIIDLSILSSPEPDSDEFRRLVAEISDASEKWGFFQVINHGVPSETRQKIELAARQFFALPKEEKSKVRRDEVNPYGYYDTEHTKNVRDWKEVFDFSVESTFIPVSPEPDDEALKEMISQWPEYPPEMREVCEEYVHEVQKLSYKLLELISLSLGLPEKRLNGFFKDQTSFLRMNHYPPCPSPHLALGVGRHKDAGALTILAQDDVGGLEVKRKTDGEWVFVKPTPDAYIINVGDIIQVWSNDKYESVEHRVKVNSERERFSIPFFVNPAHYTWVQPLDEIVNEENPAKYKPYNWGKFFTTRKTSNYKKLGVENIQIYHFKTTKSSDE, translated from the exons ATGGGAGAGGTAGATCCAGCTTTCATCCAAGACGTTGAGCACAGGCCTAAACTCACCAACACTGAATCAGAAGGAATTCCCATAATCGACCTTTCGATACTGAGCTCCCCGGAGCCGGACTCCGATGAGTTTCGGCGGCTGGTGGCGGAGATCAGTGATGCAAGCGAGAAGTGGGGATTTTTTCAGGTGATCAACCATGGCGTGCCGTCAGAAACGCGGCAGAAGATTGAGCTGGCAGCCAGACAGTTCTTTGCGTTACCGAAAGAGGAGAAAAGTAAGGTGAGGAGGGATGAGGTAAACCCGTACGGTTATTATGATACAGAGCATACCAAGAATGTCAGGGATTGGAAAGAAGTATTTGATTTTTCTGTAGAAAGTACTTTCATTCCGGTTTCTCCTGAGCCCGATGACGAGGCTCTCAAGGAGATGATTAGCCAGTGGCCTGAGTACCCTCCAGAAATGAG gGAGGTATGTGAAGAGTATGTCCACGAAGTTCAAAAGCTTTCTTACAAGCTATTGGAACTCATCTCCCTAAGCTTAGGGTTGCCAGAGAAGCGATTGAATGGATTCTTTAAGGACCAAACCAGTTTTTTGAGGATGAATCACTACCCACCATGCCCTAGCCCTCATCTGGCTCTTGGAGTAGGGAGACACAAGGATGCTGGGGCTTTGACCATTCTGGCTCAGGATGATGTTGGAGGGCTTGAAGTGAAAAGGAAAACAGATGGAGAATGGGTTTTTGTCAAGCCTACACCAGATGCTTATATCATAAATGTCGGTGACATTATTCAG GTTTGGAGCAATGACAAGTATGAGAGTGTGGAACACAGGGTTAAGGTGAACTCGGAGAGGGAACGGTTTTCAATTCCGTTCTTCGTTAACCCTGCACACTACACTTGGGTGCAGCCCCTGGATGAGATAGTGAACGAGGAAAATCCAGCAAAGTACAAGCCGTATAACTGGGGAAAGTTTTTCACTACTCGAAAGACCAGTAATTACAAGAAGCTTGGTGTTGAAAACATTCAAATTTACCATTTCAAAACTACCAAGAGTTCTGATGAGTAG
- the LOC116030813 gene encoding B3 domain-containing transcription factor VRN1-like isoform X2, with product MRTLPCASSPCFSQIITRSVSDQSQLRIPDGFVERYGHYLSGEVKLTVHTGDEWCVRLKKVGKTVLFTDGWRKFMEYYSIGIGYFLLFIYTKSACFDVHLFNKTATEIWDLPSTNANAERSTHISQNLQFTKEKCVGISDCGGSDDGNRSVKQLDDLKCHQVQENLADLSGLGSGCKRQRAATGWVNVQSSYRTRGKGKMFGEEGSISDAENVPDDGYSNEPLFAKSFLGSESRHNNDSAGLIVENANNQQISGKKCTLVRDDGKSDTADRLSPIFPNCKTDGEGSNIKQEKERRSVSSKSSSKHFMQRQATAQEKERASRDAKMFAPNNPYFTVSLKEYNISGSILLHIPREFTKEYLPIIPKNVEVQDSEGNSWNIKCINKPCFLSKGWAAFVREKNLATGDACGFELIKYLQDDNLVFKSSIQENGEERE from the exons ATGCGAACCCTCCCTTGCGCTTCTAGCCCGTGTTTTTCTCAGATTATTACGCGTTCCGTCTCCGATCAGTCTCAACTT AGGATACCTGATGGATTTGTGGAGAGATATGGACATTATCTCTCTGGCGAGGTTAAGCTTACTGTTCATACTGGTGATGAATGGTGTGTGCGCTTGAAGAAGGTTGGAAAAACGGTATTGTTTACTGATGGTTGGCGAAAATTTATGGAGTATTACTCTATTGGAATTGGGTACTTTTTACTCTTCATATATACAAAGAGTGCCTGTTTTGATGTGCATTTGTTTAACAAGACTGCTACTGAGATATGGGACCTGCCTAGTACTAATGCTAATGCAGAAAGATCCACTCATATCAGTCAGAATCTGCAGTTTACAAAGGAAAAGTGTGTTGGCATTTCTGATTGTGGTGGTAGTGATGATGGCAACAGATCTGTCAAACAATTGGATGACCTGAAGTGTCATCAAGTTCAGGAGAACTTGGCTGATTTGTCGGGACTTGGAAGTGGATGCAAGAGACAGAGAGCTGCCACTGGATGGGTAAATGTTCAAAGTTCCTATAGAACACGAGGCAAAGGGAAAATGTTTGGTGAGGAGGGGAGCATATCAGATGCAGAAAATGTGCCTGATGATGGCTATTCTAATGAGCCACTCTTTGCCAAATCATTTCTGGGCAGTGAGAGTAGACATAACAATGATTCTGCTGGCCTGATTGTGGAGAATGCAAATAACCAACAAATTTCAGGGAAAAAATGCACTCTGGTCAGGGATGATGGAAAATCAGACACTGCTGACAGATTGTCTCCAATTTTTCCAAATTGCAAGACCG ATGGAGAGGGATcaaatataaaacaagaaaaggaacGAAGATCTGTTTCTAGTAAAAGCTCTTCCAAGCATTTTATGCAAAGACAAGCTACAGCCCAGGAAAAAGAAAGGGCAAGTAGAGATGCAAAAATGTTTGCACCAAACAATCCTTATTTTACTGTCAGTTTGAAAGAATATAACATATCAGGCAGCATTCTTCTG CATATACCACGTGAATTTACCAAGGAATATCTTCCCATTATTCCAAAAAATGTTGAAGTTCAAGATTCTGAAGGGAATAGTTGGAATATAAAATGCATTAACAAGCCTTGCTTTCTAAGCAAAGGATGGGCAGCATTTGTTAGGGAGAAAAACTTAGCAACAGGAGATGCTTGTGGTTTTGAGCTGATCAAGTACCTTCAGGATGATAACCTTGTGTTCAAG TCTTCCATAcaagaaaatggagaagaaagagAGTGA
- the LOC116030813 gene encoding uncharacterized protein LOC116030813 isoform X4 has translation MRTLPCASSPCFSQIITRSVSDQSQLRIPDGFVERYGHYLSGEVKLTVHTGDEWCVRLKKVGKTVLFTDGWRKFMEYYSIGIGYFLLFIYTKSACFDVHLFNKTATEIWDLPSTNANAERSTHISQNLQFTKEKCVGISDCGGSDDGNRSVKQLDDLKCHQVQENLADLSGLGSGCKRQRAATGWVNVQSSYRTRGKGKMFGEEGSISDAENVPDDGYSNEPLFAKSFLGSESRHNNDSAGLIVENANNQQISGKKCTLVRDDGKSDTADRLSPIFPNCKTDGEGSNIKQEKERRSVSSKSSSKHFMQRQATAQEKERASRDAKMFAPNNPYFTVSLKEYNISGSILLSILVSESNV, from the exons ATGCGAACCCTCCCTTGCGCTTCTAGCCCGTGTTTTTCTCAGATTATTACGCGTTCCGTCTCCGATCAGTCTCAACTT AGGATACCTGATGGATTTGTGGAGAGATATGGACATTATCTCTCTGGCGAGGTTAAGCTTACTGTTCATACTGGTGATGAATGGTGTGTGCGCTTGAAGAAGGTTGGAAAAACGGTATTGTTTACTGATGGTTGGCGAAAATTTATGGAGTATTACTCTATTGGAATTGGGTACTTTTTACTCTTCATATATACAAAGAGTGCCTGTTTTGATGTGCATTTGTTTAACAAGACTGCTACTGAGATATGGGACCTGCCTAGTACTAATGCTAATGCAGAAAGATCCACTCATATCAGTCAGAATCTGCAGTTTACAAAGGAAAAGTGTGTTGGCATTTCTGATTGTGGTGGTAGTGATGATGGCAACAGATCTGTCAAACAATTGGATGACCTGAAGTGTCATCAAGTTCAGGAGAACTTGGCTGATTTGTCGGGACTTGGAAGTGGATGCAAGAGACAGAGAGCTGCCACTGGATGGGTAAATGTTCAAAGTTCCTATAGAACACGAGGCAAAGGGAAAATGTTTGGTGAGGAGGGGAGCATATCAGATGCAGAAAATGTGCCTGATGATGGCTATTCTAATGAGCCACTCTTTGCCAAATCATTTCTGGGCAGTGAGAGTAGACATAACAATGATTCTGCTGGCCTGATTGTGGAGAATGCAAATAACCAACAAATTTCAGGGAAAAAATGCACTCTGGTCAGGGATGATGGAAAATCAGACACTGCTGACAGATTGTCTCCAATTTTTCCAAATTGCAAGACCG ATGGAGAGGGATcaaatataaaacaagaaaaggaacGAAGATCTGTTTCTAGTAAAAGCTCTTCCAAGCATTTTATGCAAAGACAAGCTACAGCCCAGGAAAAAGAAAGGGCAAGTAGAGATGCAAAAATGTTTGCACCAAACAATCCTTATTTTACTGTCAGTTTGAAAGAATATAACATATCAGGCAGCATTCTTCTG TCTATACTGGTTAGTGAGAGCAACGTTTAA
- the LOC116030195 gene encoding uncharacterized protein LOC116030195, which yields MADKMTGSSNEEHITLVQEEVEKEAETKTAASANESQAQLPPPQDNSDGGWGGWSFSAISYISDFQKVAAVAAEEISRNAVEAAKTAAKSISEIQNTLDDAESHKDDQTETSSVEEQSEDENDVRRQAALEKLENASEDSFLGQHLKVIDNSVESFASGAWQALGNAIKGGSDFVHKLEESIQQSSLPAATGSAAPSILETGKAYTAKGMQVLEQLGKETLDLLISETDKHTKEAGGNIDESQFEEVSFDRCFYIYGGPDQLEELEAFSNHYAMLFNRRKVKLASEQRSIYDGKLKQVQQIFDLSSKINGSVESEKGKQVETGNEDSAEEIKNLHDSSVRRASELAAGFDNALAGLTPNDMVQRTAGRLDSLHSEGVHRLSDICCSAVTQLLVLGKSIISNANKALDQDVDEEMVKFNWPGDSVEKAMIIRAKAQLIVGLVEAVCSAFITGISNVTESYIAATKDDSANLPAATQKSIQDKANAFSKNLHADQRIAMDKIQDGLQYLSYVVLSTSIPAA from the exons ATGGCGGATAAAATGACCGGGTCTTCCAATGAAGAACATATAACGCTTGTGcaggaagaagttgaaaaagagGCTGAAACGAAAACGGCAGCTTCGGCGAACGAATCACAAGCTCAACTACCTCCGCCACAGGATAACAGCGACGGAGGATGGGGTGGTTGGAGTTTCTCGGCGATCTCGTATATATCCGACTTTCAAAAGGTCGCTGCCGTCGCCGCCGAAGAGATCTCTCGCAAT GCTGTCGAGGCTGCTAAAACAGCTGCAAAGAGCATTTCTGAAATACAGAACACGCTTGATGACGCTGAATCTCATAAAGACGATCAAACCGAAACATCCTCAGTGGAGGAGCAAAGTGAAGACGAAAATGACGTACGGCGACAGGCTGCTTTGGAAAAATTAGAGAACGCTAGTGAAGATTCCTTCCTTGGTCAG CACTTGAAGGTTATTGACAATTCAGTTGAGAGTTTTGCTTCAGGAGCTTGGCAAGCATTAGGAAATGCAATCAAAGGAGGTTCCGATTTTGTCCACAA ACTTGAGGAGTCCATTCAGCAGAGTAGTTTACCTGCAGCAACTGGTTCTGCTGCACCTTCCATACTAGAG ACAGGAAAAGCTTATACTGCCAAGGGAATGCAAGTGCTTGAGCAACTGGGGAAAGAAACTTTGGATCTTCTTATCTCAGAAACTGATAAACATACCAAAGAAGCCGGAGGAAATATAGATGAATCTCAGTTTGAAGAAGTATCATTTGATCGGTGTTTCTATATTTATGGAGGTCCAGACCAATTGGAG GAGTTGGAGGCATTCTCCAACCATTATGCAATGTTATTTAACCGAAGGAAAGTGAAGCTGGCGTCCGAGCAAAGATCTATTTATGATGGAAAGCTTAAACAGGTGCAGCAAATTTTTGACTTGAGTTCTAAAATCAATGGAAGTGTAGAGTCAGAGAAAGGGAAACAAGTAGAGACTGGAAATGAGGACAGTGCAGAGGAGATAAAGAATTTACATGATTCCAGTGTGAGGAGAGCTTCAGAATTAGCGGCTGG CTTTGATAATGCTTTGGCTGGACTAACTCCAAATGACATGGTTCAAAGAACTGCAGGGAGATTGGATTCCCTTCATTCAGAGGGTGTTCAT AGGCTCTCGGACATATGTTGTTCTGCTGTCACCCAACTTCTGGTGCTTGGGAAATCTATCATATCTAATGCAAACAAGGCTCTGGATCAGGATGTCGATGAGGAAATGGTGAAATTTAATTGGCCCGGGGATTCTGTAGAAAAGGCTATGATTATCCGAGCAAAGGCACAGCTGATTGTTGGACTTGTTGAGGCAGTCTGTTCTGCTTTTATTACAG GCATATCGAATGTGACAGAGTCATACATAGCTGCAACCAAAGATGATTCTGCCAATTTGCCTGCAGCTACTCAAAAATCAATTCAGGACAAAGCTAATGCATTTTCAAAGAATCTTCATGCTGATCAAAGAATAGCCATGGACAAAATTCAGGATGGACTTCAGTACTTGTCTTATGTTGTCCTCTCAACCTCAATTCCTGCTGCTTGA
- the LOC116030813 gene encoding B3 domain-containing transcription factor VRN1-like isoform X1 — MRTLPCASSPCFSQIITRSVSDQSQLRIPDGFVERYGHYLSGEVKLTVHTGDEWCVRLKKVGKTVLFTDGWRKFMEYYSIGIGYFLLFIYTKSACFDVHLFNKTATEIWDLPSTNANAERSTHISQNLQFTKEKCVGISDCGGSDDGNRSVKQLDDLKCHQVQENLADLSGLGSGCKRQRAATGWVNVQSSYRTRGKGKMFGEEGSISDAENVPDDGYSNEPLFAKSFLGSESRHNNDSAGLIVENANNQQISGKKCTLVRDDGKSDTADRLSPIFPNCKTDGEGSNIKQEKERRSVSSKSSSKHFMQRQATAQEKERASRDAKMFAPNNPYFTVSLKEYNISGSILLHIPREFTKEYLPIIPKNVEVQDSEGNSWNIKCINKPCFLSKGWAAFVREKNLATGDACGFELIKYLQDDNLVFKVHIFRAVLDNANEISLVEV; from the exons ATGCGAACCCTCCCTTGCGCTTCTAGCCCGTGTTTTTCTCAGATTATTACGCGTTCCGTCTCCGATCAGTCTCAACTT AGGATACCTGATGGATTTGTGGAGAGATATGGACATTATCTCTCTGGCGAGGTTAAGCTTACTGTTCATACTGGTGATGAATGGTGTGTGCGCTTGAAGAAGGTTGGAAAAACGGTATTGTTTACTGATGGTTGGCGAAAATTTATGGAGTATTACTCTATTGGAATTGGGTACTTTTTACTCTTCATATATACAAAGAGTGCCTGTTTTGATGTGCATTTGTTTAACAAGACTGCTACTGAGATATGGGACCTGCCTAGTACTAATGCTAATGCAGAAAGATCCACTCATATCAGTCAGAATCTGCAGTTTACAAAGGAAAAGTGTGTTGGCATTTCTGATTGTGGTGGTAGTGATGATGGCAACAGATCTGTCAAACAATTGGATGACCTGAAGTGTCATCAAGTTCAGGAGAACTTGGCTGATTTGTCGGGACTTGGAAGTGGATGCAAGAGACAGAGAGCTGCCACTGGATGGGTAAATGTTCAAAGTTCCTATAGAACACGAGGCAAAGGGAAAATGTTTGGTGAGGAGGGGAGCATATCAGATGCAGAAAATGTGCCTGATGATGGCTATTCTAATGAGCCACTCTTTGCCAAATCATTTCTGGGCAGTGAGAGTAGACATAACAATGATTCTGCTGGCCTGATTGTGGAGAATGCAAATAACCAACAAATTTCAGGGAAAAAATGCACTCTGGTCAGGGATGATGGAAAATCAGACACTGCTGACAGATTGTCTCCAATTTTTCCAAATTGCAAGACCG ATGGAGAGGGATcaaatataaaacaagaaaaggaacGAAGATCTGTTTCTAGTAAAAGCTCTTCCAAGCATTTTATGCAAAGACAAGCTACAGCCCAGGAAAAAGAAAGGGCAAGTAGAGATGCAAAAATGTTTGCACCAAACAATCCTTATTTTACTGTCAGTTTGAAAGAATATAACATATCAGGCAGCATTCTTCTG CATATACCACGTGAATTTACCAAGGAATATCTTCCCATTATTCCAAAAAATGTTGAAGTTCAAGATTCTGAAGGGAATAGTTGGAATATAAAATGCATTAACAAGCCTTGCTTTCTAAGCAAAGGATGGGCAGCATTTGTTAGGGAGAAAAACTTAGCAACAGGAGATGCTTGTGGTTTTGAGCTGATCAAGTACCTTCAGGATGATAACCTTGTGTTCAAGGTGCACATATTTCGGGCTGTGCTAGATAATGCAAATGAAATCAGTTTGGTTGAAGTATAG
- the LOC116030194 gene encoding pollen-specific leucine-rich repeat extensin-like protein 3, whose product MAVGCFIFLLLLSFSSFSLAFSDADAEHIARRQLLHFSINGEVDFSGEGFEHKLDVNLEFANHRQKKAYVALQAFKNAIFSDPKGITKNWVGPHVCSYNGVFCDHALDDPEQWVVAGIDINHGDIAGHLPMEIGMLTDLALIHMNSNRFCGIIPKSISNLKLLFEIDFSNNWLVGPFPEVILELPSLKYLDLRYNNFEGALPPALFDKDMDVILLNNNRLESNLPENFGNSTASVIVLANNEFSGCVPSSIGRMEQSVEQILLMNNDFSGCLPEEITLLRNVTVFDVQRNKLVGELPAGLEYMQSLEAVSFAGNMFSGHVPDGLCSLPNLKNLSFSGNYFEMEDESCVPRQDGVEVDNSGNCFPERPGQKSAQKCYEYLSKPVDCSKSGCRAAPKGVGATKETPKPKPPVSSPPPPVASPPPPPPVFSPPPPPPVHSPPPPPPVYSPPPPVFSPPPPVYSPPPPPPVHSPPPPPPAYSPPPPVFSPPPPVYSPPPPPPVHSPPPPPPAYSPPPPVFSPPPPVYSPPPPPPVHSPPPPPPAYSPPPPVFSPPPPVYSPPPPPPVHSPPPPPPAYSPPPPVFSPPPPVYSPPPPPPVHSPPPPPPVHSPPPPAPAKSPPPPVFRDVRLPPNLGAVYASPPPPIFQGY is encoded by the coding sequence ATGGCCGTCGGCTGTTTTATCTTCCTTTTACTCCTATCATTCTCTTCCTTTTCTCTTGCATTCTCCGATGCCGACGCAGAACACATTGCTCGCCGCCAGCTCCTCCATTTTTCGATCAACGGCGAGGTTGATTTTTCCGGCGAAGGTTTCGAGCATAAACTCGACGTGAACCTTGAGTTTGCGAATCACAGGCAGAAGAAAGCTTATGTAGCTCTCCAGGCATTCAAAAACGCCATCTTTTCCGACCCAAAAGGGATCACAAAAAACTGGGTCGGCCCACACGTTTGCTCCTATAACGGCGTCTTTTGCGACCACGCTCTCGACGACCCAGAGCAATGGGTGGTCGCCGGAATTGACATCAACCACGGCGACATCGCCGGCCACCTTCCGATGGAGATCGGGATGTTAACTGACCTTGCTTTGATCCATATGAACTCTAACCGTTTTTGCGGGATCATCCCAAAGTCCATATCTAATCTGAAACTTCTGTTCGAGATCGATTTCAGCAATAACTGGCTGGTCGGGCCGTTCCCGGAGGTGATTCTGGAGCTGCCGTCGTTGAAATACCTTGATCTCCGGTACAACAATTTCGAAGGCGCGTTGCCGCCGGCGCTGTTCGACAAAGATATGGACGTTATTCTGTTAAACAACAACCGTTTAGAATCCAACCTGCCCGAGAACTTCGGAAACTCAACCGCCTCAGTAATCGTGTTGGCTAACAATGAATTCTCCGGGTGTGTCCCGAGCAGCATTGGCAGAATGGAACAGAGCGTGGAACAGATCCTGCTAATGAACAATGACTTCTCCGGGTGTTTGCCGGAGGAGATCACTTTGCTGAGAAATGTAACGGTGTTTGATGTTCAGCGGAATAAACTGGTCGGGGAATTGCCGGCGGGGTTGGAGTATATGCAGAGTTTGGAAGCGGTTTCGTTTGCTGGGAACATGTTTTCTGGGCATGTTCCTGATGGGCTTTGCAGCTTGCCTAACCTTAAAAACCTGTCGTTTTCCGGGAACTATTTTGAGATGGAGGATGAGTCGTGCGTGCCGCGGCAAGATGGGGTTGAAGTTGATAATAGTGGCAACTGCTTTCCTGAACGGCCGGGCCAAAAATCGGCCCAGAAATGCTATGAATATTTGAGCAAGCCTGTGGATTGTAGTAAAAGTGGGTGCAGAGCTGCGCCTAAAGGCGTCGGTGCTACTAAGGAGACGCCTAAACCAAAACCACCGGTTTCCTCGCCACCACCGCCCGTTGCCtctccaccaccacctccacctgtCTTCTCTCCACCCCCACCTCCACCTGTCCACTCTCCACCACCACCCCCACCGGTCTACTCCCCACCCCCACCCGTTTTCTCTCCACCGCCACCTGTCTACTCACCACCCCCACCTCCACCTGTCCACTCTCCACCACCACCCCCACCGGCCTACTCCCCACCCCCACCCGTTTTCTCTCCACCGCCACCTGTCTACTCACCACCCCCACCTCCACCTGTCCACTCTCCACCACCACCCCCACCGGCCTACTCCCCACCCCCACCCGTTTTCTCTCCACCGCCACCTGTCTACTCACCACCCCCACCTCCACCTGTCCACTCTCCACCACCACCCCCACCGGCCTACTCCCCACCCCCACCCGTTTTCTCTCCACCGCCACCTGTCTACTCACCACCCCCACCTCCACCTGTCCACTCTCCACCACCACCCCCACCGGCCTACTCCCCACCCCCACCCGTTTTCTCTCCACCGCCACCTGTCTACTCACCACCCCCACCTCCACCTGTCCACTCTCCTCCTCCACCTCCACCTGTCCACTCACCACCACCGCCGGCACCCGCAAAGTCTCCACCGCCACCTGTCTTCCGTGACGTAAGACTTCCTCCAAACTTGGGCGCTGTGTATGCATCACCGCCACCACCGATATTCCAGGGTTATTAA
- the LOC116028389 gene encoding uncharacterized protein LOC116028389 — translation MAAMAIKVVTLTMAIIISCVYASSDTNPVFDPCSDAAVQRWDGFTFGLVFSSKDSFFSNQTQLSPCDRRLPLFGSPAQLAVFRPMVDEISLLTINNTLFKPVFSGGHMVAFAGRKYAARSFPAFVADVSYTVTSHTLVLEFQKGILQNLYWKKFGCVSCIGDSLVCLNQTACAVKSNKCHGHGGDTDCSISIQLAFSGTDKNDDVLNSWYEVKNLRQYSLYALYSEFSNSVTSSPFRSLF, via the exons ATGGCAGCCATGGCGATCAAAGTGGTGACGCTGACAATGGCCATAATAATAAGCTGTGTATATGCCAGCAGCGACACAAATCCTGTATTTGATCCATGTTCAGATGCAGCGGTTCAGAGATGGGATGGTTTTACATTTGGTCTGGTGTTTTCTTCCAAAGATTCCTTCTTCTCCAACCAAACTCAGCTTTCTCCCTGCGATCGCCGCCTCCCCCTTTTCGGATCTCCTGCTCAGCTTGCGGTTTTCAGGCCGATGGTCGATGAGATTTCACTACTCACCATCAACAACACCCTCTTCAAACCA GTCTTTTCCGGTGGTCATATGGTGGCGTTTGCTGGGAGAAAATATGCGGCGAGGTCTTTCCCAGCTTTTGTTGCCGACGTTAGTTACACCGTTACCAGCCACACCTTG gtTCTTGAATTTCAGAAAGGCATCCTCCAGAATCTATACTGGAAGAAATTTGGTTGTGTTTCTTGCATCGGAGATTCTTTGGTTTGCCTTAATCAGACAGCCTGTGCAGTAAAAAGCAACAAGTGTCATGGCCATGGCGGGGACACCGACTGCAGCATTAGCATACAGTTGGCGTTTTCAGGCACGGACAAGAACGATGATGTTCTCAACTCTTGGTACGAGGTGAAGAATCTCCGGCAGTATTCCCTTTATGCACTCTACTCTGAATTTAGCAATTCTGTCACCAGTAGTCCATTCCGTAGTCTTTTCTGA
- the LOC116030813 gene encoding uncharacterized protein LOC116030813 isoform X3, protein MRTLPCASSPCFSQIITRSVSDQSQLRIPDGFVERYGHYLSGEVKLTVHTGDEWCVRLKKVGKTVLFTDGWRKFMEYYSIGIGYFLLFIYTKSACFDVHLFNKTATEIWDLPSTNANAERSTHISQNLQFTKEKCVGISDCGGSDDGNRSVKQLDDLKCHQVQENLADLSGLGSGCKRQRAATGWVNVQSSYRTRGKGKMFGEEGSISDAENVPDDGYSNEPLFAKSFLGSESRHNNDSAGLIVENANNQQISGKKCTLVRDDGKSDTADRLSPIFPNCKTDGEGSNIKQEKERRSVSSKSSSKHFMQRQATAQEKERASRDAKMFAPNNPYFTVSLKEYNISGSILLSSIQENGEERE, encoded by the exons ATGCGAACCCTCCCTTGCGCTTCTAGCCCGTGTTTTTCTCAGATTATTACGCGTTCCGTCTCCGATCAGTCTCAACTT AGGATACCTGATGGATTTGTGGAGAGATATGGACATTATCTCTCTGGCGAGGTTAAGCTTACTGTTCATACTGGTGATGAATGGTGTGTGCGCTTGAAGAAGGTTGGAAAAACGGTATTGTTTACTGATGGTTGGCGAAAATTTATGGAGTATTACTCTATTGGAATTGGGTACTTTTTACTCTTCATATATACAAAGAGTGCCTGTTTTGATGTGCATTTGTTTAACAAGACTGCTACTGAGATATGGGACCTGCCTAGTACTAATGCTAATGCAGAAAGATCCACTCATATCAGTCAGAATCTGCAGTTTACAAAGGAAAAGTGTGTTGGCATTTCTGATTGTGGTGGTAGTGATGATGGCAACAGATCTGTCAAACAATTGGATGACCTGAAGTGTCATCAAGTTCAGGAGAACTTGGCTGATTTGTCGGGACTTGGAAGTGGATGCAAGAGACAGAGAGCTGCCACTGGATGGGTAAATGTTCAAAGTTCCTATAGAACACGAGGCAAAGGGAAAATGTTTGGTGAGGAGGGGAGCATATCAGATGCAGAAAATGTGCCTGATGATGGCTATTCTAATGAGCCACTCTTTGCCAAATCATTTCTGGGCAGTGAGAGTAGACATAACAATGATTCTGCTGGCCTGATTGTGGAGAATGCAAATAACCAACAAATTTCAGGGAAAAAATGCACTCTGGTCAGGGATGATGGAAAATCAGACACTGCTGACAGATTGTCTCCAATTTTTCCAAATTGCAAGACCG ATGGAGAGGGATcaaatataaaacaagaaaaggaacGAAGATCTGTTTCTAGTAAAAGCTCTTCCAAGCATTTTATGCAAAGACAAGCTACAGCCCAGGAAAAAGAAAGGGCAAGTAGAGATGCAAAAATGTTTGCACCAAACAATCCTTATTTTACTGTCAGTTTGAAAGAATATAACATATCAGGCAGCATTCTTCTG TCTTCCATAcaagaaaatggagaagaaagagAGTGA